The Microbacterium sp. Nx66 genome contains a region encoding:
- a CDS encoding YdeI/OmpD-associated family protein — translation MGALDDGERVTAADAAAWRAWLEANHERTAGVWLLSVRGRSATGVGYEDAVRQALCFGWIDGPVRTFDDGTGGQWFSPRRPGSGWAATNKARIAELEAAGLLAPAGIRALETAKANGSWTVLDGPESGIEPPELTAALDAVPAARATWDAFPKSVKKFGLTHIAMAKRAETKAARIAKIVADAAEGKRP, via the coding sequence GTGGGCGCCCTCGACGACGGCGAGCGGGTCACGGCGGCGGACGCCGCGGCCTGGCGCGCCTGGCTCGAGGCGAACCACGAACGCACGGCCGGGGTGTGGCTGCTGAGCGTCCGCGGGCGATCCGCCACCGGCGTCGGCTACGAGGACGCGGTCCGGCAGGCCCTCTGCTTCGGGTGGATCGACGGCCCGGTGCGCACGTTCGACGACGGGACCGGCGGCCAGTGGTTCTCCCCTCGACGGCCGGGGAGCGGCTGGGCGGCGACGAACAAGGCGCGCATCGCGGAGCTGGAGGCCGCGGGGCTGCTCGCCCCTGCCGGAATCCGCGCGCTGGAGACGGCGAAGGCGAACGGCTCGTGGACCGTGCTCGACGGCCCGGAGTCCGGCATCGAGCCCCCGGAGCTCACCGCCGCCCTCGACGCGGTGCCGGCGGCGAGGGCCACCTGGGATGCGTTCCCGAAGTCGGTGAAGAAGTTCGGCCTCACGCACATCGCGATGGCCAAGCGCGCGGAGACCAAGGCCGCCCGCATCGCGAAGATCGTGGCGGATGCCGCGGAGGGGAAGCGCCCATGA